One genomic window of Eisenibacter elegans DSM 3317 includes the following:
- a CDS encoding nucleotide pyrophosphohydrolase — translation MTLAQAQQLVDEWIQTKGIRYFNELTNMAVLMEEVGELARLMARTYGEQSFKESDKHRDLGDEMADVLFVLICLANQTGIDLTEALRKNLDKKTQRDSQRHQQNPKLRD, via the coding sequence ATGACACTAGCACAAGCACAACAACTCGTAGACGAGTGGATTCAAACCAAGGGTATTCGCTATTTTAACGAATTAACCAATATGGCGGTTCTGATGGAAGAGGTGGGTGAGCTAGCCCGCCTGATGGCGCGCACTTATGGTGAGCAGTCGTTTAAAGAAAGTGATAAGCACCGCGACCTTGGCGACGAAATGGCCGATGTACTCTTTGTCTTGATTTGCTTGGCCAACCAGACCGGCATCGACTTGACCGAGGCGCTGCGCAAAAACCTAGACAAAAAGACCCAGCGCGATAGCCAGCGCCACCAACAAAACCCGAAGCTACGGGACTAG
- a CDS encoding RluA family pseudouridine synthase, producing MKPINFKDLILFEDEDYVLINKPPYISTLQDRAPEGKQSLIELARDYVATAQMGHRLDKETSGVLAIAKNPEAYRHLSLQFEHREIAKLYHAVVEGVQEFDNICVNLPILPLRTGKVKIDTQEGKEAMTFFRTLQMFRHHTLVECRPITGRMHQIRIHLAVLKAPIVADEAYGGQHLYLSQIKRKGFNMKQTDEEQPLIQRVVLHARSLLFKRMNGEEISVEAPYPKDIRALLNQLEKHSG from the coding sequence ATGAAGCCCATCAATTTTAAAGACTTGATTTTGTTTGAAGATGAAGACTATGTGCTCATCAACAAGCCTCCTTATATCTCAACCCTCCAAGACCGTGCGCCCGAGGGCAAGCAGAGTCTCATAGAGCTGGCCAGAGACTATGTAGCTACGGCACAAATGGGACATCGGTTAGATAAAGAAACCTCTGGTGTATTGGCCATTGCCAAAAATCCCGAAGCCTACCGCCATCTGTCCCTACAGTTTGAGCATCGTGAGATAGCCAAGCTCTATCACGCTGTGGTGGAGGGAGTGCAAGAGTTTGACAATATCTGCGTCAACCTACCCATCCTGCCCCTACGCACTGGCAAAGTAAAGATAGATACGCAAGAGGGCAAGGAGGCAATGACTTTTTTTCGCACCCTACAAATGTTTCGCCACCATACCTTGGTAGAGTGCCGCCCGATTACAGGCCGGATGCACCAAATCCGCATCCACCTTGCTGTACTCAAAGCCCCCATTGTGGCCGACGAAGCCTATGGCGGGCAACACTTGTACCTCTCCCAAATCAAACGGAAGGGCTTTAATATGAAACAAACCGACGAAGAGCAGCCTCTCATTCAGCGAGTGGTGTTACACGCACGGAGTCTGTTGTTTAAGCGAATGAACGGAGAAGAAATTAGCGTAGAAGCACCTTACCCCAAGGACATCCGCGCCCTGCTCAACCAACTCGAAAAACACAGCGGATAA